One Paraburkholderia sp. HP33-1 genomic region harbors:
- the tagF gene encoding type VI secretion system-associated protein TagF, with amino-acid sequence MASPGVAGCFGKLRGNGDFVTRRLPACFVEPWDAMLQAALIASRAARGRAWLDAYLTAPLWRFALGGGVLGESGWAGVLMPSVDSAGRHFPLTIAAPVDALAWPRWRAHADAWFERCGALALATLDERARLADFDAGLLALSHAHHASGVSTPLHAGARGMSVWWQAEAARTSAGLPDAAFVAGLFDNAAGRAD; translated from the coding sequence ATGGCGTCGCCGGGCGTCGCCGGATGCTTTGGCAAGCTGCGCGGCAACGGCGACTTCGTGACGCGGCGCCTGCCGGCGTGCTTCGTCGAACCTTGGGACGCGATGCTGCAGGCGGCCCTGATCGCGAGCCGCGCGGCGCGCGGGCGTGCCTGGCTCGATGCATATCTGACCGCGCCGCTGTGGCGCTTCGCGCTCGGCGGCGGCGTGCTGGGGGAGAGCGGATGGGCGGGGGTGCTGATGCCGAGCGTCGACAGCGCGGGCCGACACTTTCCACTCACGATCGCCGCGCCCGTCGACGCGCTTGCGTGGCCGCGGTGGCGTGCGCATGCGGACGCGTGGTTCGAGCGGTGCGGTGCGCTCGCGCTCGCGACGCTCGACGAGCGCGCGCGTCTGGCGGATTTCGATGCCGGATTGCTGGCGCTCTCGCACGCGCATCACGCGAGCGGCGTTTCGACGCCATTACACGCCGGTGCGCGGGGAATGAGTGTCTGGTGGCAAGCGGAAGCGGCGCGCACGAGCGCAGGTCTGCCCGATGCCGCGTTCGTCGCCGGGTTATTCGACAATGCCGCCGGCCGCGCGGACTAA
- a CDS encoding PP2C family protein-serine/threonine phosphatase, producing MDSDTLTRCAPIRLATCSAFGLTDTGRVRRENQDRFLIDPGSNLIAVADGMGGHAFGARASATALDCIAARLSADAMPRAHVEATFTDDPDATVYDATACAMRAAADALDHANAILHAINLRERLAPRSMGTTLTGIWQPSGSGRLISFHIGDSRLYRYRDRALSQLSRDHTLYQQALEHGVIEHLPPRNALLQALGPMPSIAPAIEAHAWLPADRYLLCSDGLHAEVSHCEIEAVLAATTPHAIDDACRDLVALALDAGGKDNITAVIVCFDAV from the coding sequence ATGGATTCCGACACGCTCACCCGCTGCGCACCGATCCGCCTTGCCACGTGCTCGGCGTTCGGCCTCACCGACACAGGGCGTGTGCGCCGCGAGAATCAGGACCGCTTCCTGATCGATCCGGGGTCGAACCTCATCGCGGTCGCGGATGGCATGGGCGGTCACGCATTCGGCGCACGCGCCAGCGCGACCGCGCTCGACTGCATCGCCGCGCGGCTCTCAGCTGACGCAATGCCACGCGCTCACGTCGAGGCAACATTCACCGATGATCCCGACGCCACCGTGTACGATGCAACCGCGTGCGCGATGCGCGCCGCCGCCGACGCGCTCGATCACGCCAACGCGATCCTCCACGCGATCAACCTGCGCGAGCGTCTCGCGCCTCGATCGATGGGCACCACGTTGACGGGCATCTGGCAGCCGTCCGGCTCAGGGCGGCTGATCTCGTTTCACATCGGCGACAGCCGGCTCTACCGCTATCGCGACCGCGCGCTGTCGCAGTTGTCGCGCGACCACACGCTTTATCAGCAGGCGCTGGAGCACGGTGTCATCGAACATCTGCCGCCGCGTAACGCGCTGCTGCAGGCGCTGGGGCCGATGCCGTCGATCGCCCCGGCCATCGAAGCGCATGCGTGGCTGCCCGCCGACCGTTATCTGCTGTGCAGCGACGGCTTGCACGCCGAAGTCTCGCATTGCGAGATCGAGGCGGTGCTCGCAGCGACAACGCCGCACGCTATCGACGACGCCTGCAGGGATCTCGTGGCGCTCGCACTGGATGCGGGCGGCAAGGACAACATCACAGCGGTCATTGTGTGCTTCGACGCCGTTTAG
- a CDS encoding serine/threonine-protein kinase: MTAAATDTPRIAQLGKYRIEAMLGAGAMGIVYRAFDPHIERHVALKTVRHELFEGGDRASLMARLRNEAQAAGRLAHPNIVAVYDYGETTDTAYIAMELVSGRGLKQLLDAGRPLELASALDWFGQLLAALGFAHEHGVVHRDIKPANLLVSEQGRLKVADFGVAHVESSTLTLAGAMIGTPSYMSPEQFTGEPVDGRSDLFSAAIVLYQMLTGLRPFAGASHVEVMRQVMHETPRAPSACNRALPPALDDVLMRALSRRPAARFQTADALRRALADASDGVQPLPPERADAVEDDRTILEAQAARPAGPLASGTGSWRGESLPSLTMWPTAMLLPVETQLAAQIGPVARLLVRRAAARIANAPDLPALIALLAPHVPSDKGRAQFIAAFADGSRAGTTHGTAASRQGATQGASSSSSLGVEEVQAAALRLAVYLGPIATIVARREACHAASLRALHERLAAAISNEADRARFERDVGL; the protein is encoded by the coding sequence GTGACAGCCGCCGCGACGGACACGCCACGCATCGCGCAGCTCGGCAAGTACCGCATCGAGGCGATGCTGGGCGCGGGCGCGATGGGCATCGTCTATCGCGCGTTCGATCCGCACATCGAGCGGCATGTCGCGCTGAAGACCGTCCGCCACGAGTTGTTCGAAGGCGGCGATCGAGCGAGCCTGATGGCGCGTTTGCGCAATGAGGCACAGGCGGCCGGTCGGCTCGCGCATCCGAACATCGTGGCCGTGTACGACTATGGCGAGACCACGGACACCGCTTATATCGCGATGGAACTCGTGAGCGGGCGGGGACTGAAGCAACTGCTCGACGCGGGCCGTCCGCTCGAACTCGCCTCCGCGCTCGACTGGTTCGGGCAACTGCTCGCCGCGCTCGGCTTCGCGCACGAGCACGGGGTCGTGCATCGCGACATCAAGCCCGCGAATCTGCTCGTCAGCGAACAAGGGCGGCTGAAGGTCGCGGACTTCGGCGTCGCGCATGTCGAGTCGTCCACGCTGACGCTGGCGGGCGCGATGATCGGCACGCCGAGCTACATGTCGCCGGAGCAGTTCACGGGCGAGCCCGTCGACGGGCGCTCCGACCTCTTTTCCGCCGCGATCGTGCTCTATCAGATGCTGACAGGTCTTCGGCCGTTCGCGGGGGCGTCGCACGTCGAGGTCATGCGGCAGGTGATGCACGAGACACCGCGAGCGCCTTCCGCCTGTAACCGTGCGCTGCCGCCCGCGCTCGACGACGTGCTGATGCGCGCGTTATCCCGACGCCCCGCCGCGCGTTTCCAGACGGCGGACGCGCTGCGCCGGGCCCTTGCCGATGCGTCGGACGGCGTGCAGCCTCTGCCGCCCGAACGCGCGGACGCAGTGGAAGACGACCGCACGATTCTGGAAGCGCAGGCAGCGAGACCCGCCGGGCCGCTCGCGTCAGGAACGGGTTCCTGGCGCGGCGAGTCGCTGCCCTCGTTGACAATGTGGCCCACCGCCATGCTCCTCCCGGTCGAGACTCAGCTCGCCGCGCAGATCGGGCCAGTAGCGCGTCTGCTCGTGCGGCGCGCCGCGGCGCGCATCGCCAATGCGCCGGACCTGCCCGCGCTCATCGCGCTGCTCGCGCCGCATGTTCCTTCCGACAAGGGTCGTGCGCAATTCATCGCCGCCTTCGCGGATGGGTCCCGTGCAGGCACGACGCATGGCACCGCGGCGTCGCGGCAGGGCGCAACCCAAGGTGCATCCTCTTCTTCATCGCTTGGCGTGGAAGAGGTGCAGGCCGCCGCGCTCAGGCTCGCCGTTTATCTCGGCCCGATCGCGACGATCGTCGCGAGACGCGAAGCATGCCACGCGGCCAGCCTGCGTGCGCTGCACGAGCGGCTCGCGGCGGCGATCTCCAACGAAGCCGACCGCGCGCGTTTCGAGCGCGACGTCGGACTGTAG
- a CDS encoding Tll0287-like domain-containing protein: MRLSLAVKFNLVFLVVFVVGFVSAGFAARELLRRAAIEETVQNARVLMEAASAAQNYTATQVTPLLQTQLKYSFVPQSVPAFSAVETLMTLEKHLAGYAYRSTMLNPTNPRDRPSDWEADVIRNLHDKPELKEIVGLRDTPSGQNLYIARPNRINDAACMECHSVPSRAPKTMIDKYGPDNGFNWAMHEVIGADFVSVPMAMPVARSDAVLRTFLGSLLAVFVLLLIALNVMVHLLVTRRIRALSRAADQASLGQLESATFTDGGRDEIASLAASFARMKTSLVEAFKMIEA; this comes from the coding sequence ATGAGACTGTCGCTCGCCGTCAAATTCAATCTGGTGTTTCTCGTGGTCTTCGTCGTCGGCTTCGTGTCGGCCGGGTTCGCGGCGCGCGAGCTGCTGCGCCGCGCGGCGATCGAAGAGACGGTGCAGAATGCGCGCGTCCTGATGGAAGCGGCGAGCGCGGCGCAGAACTACACCGCGACACAAGTCACGCCGCTCTTGCAGACGCAGCTCAAATACAGTTTCGTGCCGCAGTCGGTGCCGGCATTCTCGGCGGTCGAGACGCTGATGACGCTGGAAAAACATCTCGCCGGATACGCCTATCGCTCGACGATGCTGAATCCGACCAATCCGCGCGACCGTCCCTCGGACTGGGAAGCGGACGTGATCCGGAATCTGCACGACAAGCCCGAACTGAAGGAGATCGTTGGTCTGCGCGATACGCCGTCCGGGCAGAACCTGTATATCGCGCGCCCGAACCGCATCAACGACGCCGCCTGCATGGAGTGCCACAGCGTCCCGTCACGGGCGCCTAAGACGATGATCGACAAGTACGGTCCCGACAACGGCTTCAACTGGGCAATGCACGAAGTCATCGGCGCCGATTTCGTGTCGGTGCCGATGGCGATGCCGGTCGCGCGCAGCGACGCGGTGCTGCGCACCTTCCTCGGGTCGCTGCTCGCGGTGTTCGTACTGCTGCTGATTGCGCTGAACGTCATGGTGCATCTGCTCGTCACGCGGCGCATCCGTGCGCTCTCACGCGCCGCCGATCAGGCGAGTCTCGGCCAGCTCGAGAGCGCGACCTTCACTGATGGCGGCCGCGACGAGATCGCTTCGCTCGCCGCGTCGTTCGCGCGGATGAAGACGAGCCTCGTCGAAGCGTTCAAGATGATCGAGGCATGA
- a CDS encoding FecR domain-containing protein — protein sequence MNARTLPQVLRNGIAIACLCALQSAHAGQFVLLPEGTVTLIRATTVFNVDAPIALEQGDLLATSAQGSAQIEADGTIVALGADTRIAVDAAQGGDSLALLSGWIKIARTQAAATEPLSLDTPALDAVMRDGAAVLHASRDATSLFLETGGMTLSLPGHADAYQPLDGDHYAAREAGKPLDVSARPAPSFVAAMPRPFRDPLAPVPAPAKAKLAIPSQGRPATFADLADWLVAPLGIRRSFVARFRPLAQGEPFRSQVRQNLRSLPEWRRVLYPPPAMQYRRAVVPLQAQSTEVKS from the coding sequence ATGAACGCCCGAACCCTGCCACAAGTTCTGCGCAACGGCATCGCTATCGCGTGTCTGTGCGCACTTCAGAGCGCGCATGCGGGCCAGTTCGTCCTGCTGCCCGAAGGAACCGTCACGCTGATTCGTGCGACGACGGTGTTCAACGTCGATGCGCCCATCGCGCTGGAGCAAGGCGATCTGCTCGCCACCTCGGCGCAGGGCAGCGCACAGATCGAAGCAGACGGCACGATCGTCGCACTCGGCGCGGACACGCGCATCGCCGTCGATGCCGCGCAGGGTGGCGATTCCCTTGCGCTGCTCTCGGGCTGGATCAAGATCGCGCGCACGCAGGCCGCTGCGACGGAGCCCTTGTCGCTCGACACCCCCGCGCTCGATGCCGTCATGCGCGATGGCGCCGCCGTGCTGCACGCGAGCCGCGACGCAACCTCTCTTTTCCTGGAGACGGGGGGCATGACGCTCTCCCTGCCTGGTCATGCCGACGCTTACCAGCCGCTCGACGGCGATCATTACGCCGCGCGTGAAGCGGGCAAGCCGCTCGATGTGAGCGCGCGTCCAGCGCCGTCGTTCGTCGCCGCGATGCCACGGCCGTTCCGCGACCCGCTCGCGCCGGTCCCCGCGCCCGCAAAGGCGAAGCTCGCCATTCCGTCGCAGGGTCGCCCGGCGACCTTTGCCGATCTCGCGGACTGGCTGGTCGCGCCGCTCGGCATTCGCCGCAGCTTCGTCGCGCGCTTCCGGCCGCTCGCGCAAGGCGAGCCGTTCCGCTCGCAAGTGCGGCAGAACCTGCGCAGTCTTCCCGAATGGAGACGCGTCCTGTACCCGCCTCCTGCCATGCAGTACCGGCGCGCGGTCGTGCCCTTGCAGGCTCAATCAACCGAGGTGAAGTCATGA
- a CDS encoding AraC family transcriptional regulator, translating to MTEAFDPDGIEQAVFVVGERHAALDEPWRAHRRARLIHVNEGVLTVRTDSGRWVVPPARALWIVANTLHRLHATRPVQLYSLYVATDSALDAAADPARDAQPLPAQSGALIPDALVQALLAAAADLPHDRPPDEPARRLLQVLLDRVAGLPAAPLGLNWPGDPRAQRIADALSANPAQSLVLEELAAAAGVTARTAARLFAKETGQTFGQWRQQLRLLAALEHLGAGESVTQVALEVGYSDVSSFIAVFRDAFGDTPARYFR from the coding sequence ATGACGGAAGCCTTCGATCCGGACGGCATCGAGCAAGCGGTCTTCGTGGTCGGCGAGCGCCATGCGGCGCTGGATGAGCCGTGGCGCGCCCATCGCCGCGCGCGGCTGATTCACGTGAACGAAGGCGTGCTGACGGTACGCACCGATTCCGGCCGCTGGGTCGTGCCGCCTGCCCGCGCGCTGTGGATCGTCGCGAATACGCTGCACCGCCTGCACGCGACGCGCCCCGTGCAGCTGTATTCCCTCTATGTCGCGACTGATTCCGCATTGGATGCCGCCGCCGACCCCGCCCGCGACGCCCAACCGCTGCCCGCGCAAAGCGGCGCGTTGATTCCAGACGCGCTCGTGCAGGCGCTGCTCGCCGCCGCGGCCGATCTGCCGCACGACCGCCCGCCCGACGAACCCGCCCGCCGTCTCCTTCAGGTGCTGCTGGATCGCGTCGCGGGCTTGCCTGCCGCGCCGCTCGGCCTGAACTGGCCGGGCGATCCGCGCGCGCAGCGCATCGCCGACGCGCTCAGCGCGAATCCCGCGCAATCGCTGGTACTCGAGGAACTCGCCGCGGCGGCCGGCGTGACCGCGCGCACGGCCGCGCGTCTGTTCGCGAAGGAAACGGGGCAGACCTTCGGCCAATGGCGCCAGCAATTGCGTTTGCTGGCCGCGCTCGAACATCTCGGGGCCGGGGAGAGTGTCACGCAGGTGGCGCTCGAAGTCGGCTATAGCGACGTGTCGTCGTTTATCGCGGTGTTTCGCGATGCCTTCGGCGACACCCCCGCGCGCTATTTCCGCTGA
- a CDS encoding DHA2 family efflux MFS transporter permease subunit: MSQPNAAPASASPPPRPPAPPAPLEGGRLVLATIAVALATFMNVLDTSIANVAIPTISGNLGVSIDEGTWVITVFAASNAVSIPLTGWLTQRIGQVKLFVGAILAFTLASWLCGVAPTLPILLIARVFQGAVAGPLIPLSQAILLGSYPKEKSSTALALWAMTATVGPIAGPALGGWITDSYSWSWIFYINIPVGLFAASVTWMIYRTRESPTRRPPIDVVGLGLLITWVASLQIMLDKGKDLDWFSSPVISILGLVALISFAFFLVWELTEEHPIVDLRLFQQRNFLGGTIAISIAYGVFFGNLVLLPQWMQEYLNYRSIDAGLVTAPLGIFAIILAPVLGRVLPRSDARVIATLAFVGFAIVFYMRSKYVIEIDTWHLVLPTLLQGIPMALFFVPLTAIILSGQPPSRIPAAAGLSNFVRVFCGAVGTSIAGTAWNNRTILHHARLTEQASIDNPTFAQQIDATQSLLHLNSQSANALFDFTVNTQAAMMGLNDIFFVSAIIFLLIIPLIWITRPAKGGGGPDAAGAH, encoded by the coding sequence TTGAGTCAGCCAAACGCCGCGCCTGCCTCTGCGTCGCCGCCGCCACGGCCACCTGCTCCGCCCGCGCCTCTCGAAGGGGGCCGGCTGGTTCTCGCGACGATCGCCGTCGCGCTGGCCACGTTCATGAACGTGCTCGACACCTCGATCGCGAACGTCGCAATTCCGACGATTTCAGGCAACCTCGGCGTATCGATCGACGAAGGCACGTGGGTCATCACCGTGTTCGCGGCCTCCAACGCGGTGTCGATTCCGCTGACCGGCTGGCTCACGCAGCGCATCGGCCAGGTCAAGCTGTTCGTCGGCGCGATCCTCGCGTTCACGCTCGCGTCATGGCTGTGTGGCGTCGCGCCGACGCTGCCGATCCTGCTGATCGCGCGGGTCTTCCAGGGCGCGGTGGCCGGCCCGCTGATTCCGCTCTCGCAAGCGATCCTGCTCGGCTCCTATCCGAAGGAAAAATCGTCGACCGCGCTCGCGCTGTGGGCGATGACCGCCACCGTCGGCCCGATCGCGGGCCCGGCGCTCGGCGGCTGGATCACCGATAGTTACAGCTGGTCGTGGATCTTCTACATCAACATCCCGGTCGGCCTGTTCGCGGCCAGCGTCACGTGGATGATCTACCGAACCCGTGAATCGCCGACGCGCCGTCCGCCGATCGACGTAGTCGGCCTCGGTCTGCTCATTACCTGGGTCGCGTCGCTGCAGATCATGCTCGACAAGGGCAAGGACCTCGACTGGTTCTCGTCGCCGGTGATCTCGATTCTCGGCCTCGTCGCGCTGATCAGCTTCGCGTTTTTCCTCGTCTGGGAGTTGACCGAAGAGCACCCGATCGTCGATCTGCGGCTCTTTCAGCAGCGCAATTTCCTGGGCGGCACGATTGCGATTTCGATTGCGTACGGCGTATTTTTCGGCAACCTCGTGCTGCTGCCGCAATGGATGCAGGAGTATCTGAACTACCGCTCGATCGACGCTGGTCTCGTCACCGCGCCGCTCGGCATCTTCGCGATCATTCTTGCGCCGGTGCTGGGCCGCGTGCTGCCGCGCTCGGACGCGCGCGTGATCGCGACGCTCGCGTTCGTCGGCTTCGCGATCGTGTTCTACATGCGCTCGAAATACGTGATCGAGATCGACACGTGGCACCTCGTGCTGCCGACACTGCTGCAAGGCATTCCGATGGCGCTGTTCTTCGTGCCGCTGACGGCGATCATCCTGTCGGGCCAGCCGCCGAGCCGGATTCCGGCGGCGGCGGGTCTGTCGAATTTCGTGCGGGTGTTCTGCGGCGCGGTCGGCACGTCGATCGCGGGTACCGCGTGGAACAACCGCACGATACTGCACCATGCGCGGCTCACCGAGCAGGCGTCGATCGACAATCCGACGTTCGCGCAGCAGATCGACGCGACCCAGTCGCTGCTGCATCTGAATTCCCAGTCGGCGAACGCGCTGTTCGATTTCACCGTGAACACGCAGGCCGCGATGATGGGCCTGAATGACATCTTCTTCGTCTCGGCGATCATCTTCCTGCTGATCATTCCGCTGATCTGGATCACGCGGCCGGCCAAGGGCGGCGGCGGGCCGGATGCGGCGGGCGCGCATTGA
- a CDS encoding alpha/beta hydrolase, whose amino-acid sequence MSWQQFEHGWRRAPQNARATSLVVLMHGVGSNARDLMPLADIWSEDLPGAAFVSLDGTEPFDGGFGGRQWFSLRDVNEANREARVAAAYPALRRVLDAELAHWQLSFDRLAIVGFSQGSIMALHHVASSTEGAAGVVAYSGRLASPIGSANRATPLTLIHGEDDEVIPVRELESAAHALSEAGYPVDAYVLPGVGHTITADGVALGRDALDRALGALSRD is encoded by the coding sequence ATGAGCTGGCAGCAATTCGAACACGGCTGGCGGCGCGCGCCGCAGAACGCACGCGCGACGAGCCTCGTCGTGCTGATGCACGGCGTCGGCAGCAACGCGCGCGATCTGATGCCGCTTGCGGACATCTGGAGCGAGGACCTTCCCGGCGCGGCGTTCGTCTCGCTCGACGGCACCGAGCCGTTCGACGGCGGCTTTGGCGGCCGCCAGTGGTTCAGCCTGCGCGATGTCAACGAGGCGAACCGCGAGGCGCGCGTCGCCGCCGCTTATCCGGCGCTGCGCCGCGTGCTCGACGCTGAGCTCGCGCATTGGCAGTTGTCTTTCGATCGACTTGCGATCGTCGGCTTTTCGCAAGGTTCGATCATGGCGCTCCATCACGTCGCGTCGAGCACGGAGGGCGCGGCGGGCGTCGTCGCGTATTCGGGGCGGCTTGCATCGCCGATCGGGTCTGCGAATCGCGCGACACCGCTCACGCTGATCCACGGCGAGGACGACGAGGTGATCCCGGTGCGCGAGCTCGAATCCGCAGCCCACGCCCTCAGCGAGGCCGGCTATCCGGTCGACGCCTACGTGCTGCCCGGCGTCGGCCACACGATCACCGCCGACGGCGTCGCGCTCGGCCGTGACGCGCTGGACCGCGCGCTAGGTGCGCTGTCGCGCGATTGA
- a CDS encoding rod shape-determining protein, translating to MARPTPHYPLFERLFRHSVAVDLGTANTLIYTDAGGIVLNQPSVVCFETQPASGAKRIAAIGAEARQLLGRAPLNLETVRPMRHGVIANFTAAEHMIKQFVDMARPRSLFSRRAAFTLCVPGSATHVERRAIREAAEAAGAWTVSLIGESLAAALGAGLPVRDATGSMVVDIGGGTTEVGVIALGGTAYSDSVRVGGDNFDAAIISYVRNLYGVLLGEQTAEHVKRNLGTAVRDVPLEQMNATGRGVDDGLPRTVQLSNRDIAEAIEAPLREVIVAVKRGLEMAPAELVTDIAYRGIVLTGGGALLRNLGRRLSQEVGLEVHVADEPLTCAVRGAGAAAAAGWLDELGGE from the coding sequence ATGGCCAGACCGACGCCGCATTACCCGCTCTTTGAGCGACTGTTCCGTCATTCCGTGGCGGTGGATCTCGGCACGGCCAACACGCTTATCTATACCGACGCGGGCGGCATCGTGCTGAACCAGCCGTCCGTCGTGTGCTTCGAGACGCAGCCGGCGAGCGGGGCGAAACGCATCGCGGCGATCGGTGCCGAGGCGCGCCAGTTGCTCGGCCGCGCGCCGCTCAATCTCGAAACGGTGCGGCCGATGCGCCACGGCGTCATCGCCAATTTCACCGCCGCCGAACACATGATCAAGCAGTTCGTCGACATGGCGCGCCCGCGCTCGCTGTTTAGCCGGCGCGCGGCATTCACGCTGTGCGTGCCGGGCTCGGCGACCCACGTAGAGCGCCGCGCGATCCGTGAAGCGGCCGAGGCGGCCGGCGCGTGGACGGTCAGCCTGATCGGCGAATCGCTCGCGGCCGCGCTCGGCGCGGGCCTGCCGGTCCGTGACGCGACCGGCTCGATGGTGGTCGACATTGGTGGCGGCACCACCGAGGTCGGCGTGATCGCGCTCGGCGGCACCGCGTACAGCGACTCGGTGCGCGTCGGCGGCGACAATTTCGACGCGGCGATCATCAGCTATGTGCGCAATCTGTATGGCGTGCTGCTCGGCGAGCAGACCGCCGAACACGTCAAGAGAAACCTCGGCACCGCCGTGCGCGACGTGCCGCTCGAGCAGATGAACGCGACCGGCCGCGGCGTCGACGACGGTCTGCCGCGCACCGTGCAGCTAAGCAACCGCGATATCGCCGAAGCGATCGAAGCGCCGCTGCGTGAGGTGATCGTCGCGGTGAAGCGCGGGCTCGAAATGGCGCCCGCCGAACTCGTGACGGACATCGCGTACCGGGGCATCGTACTGACCGGTGGCGGCGCGCTGCTGCGCAATCTGGGGCGGCGTTTGAGCCAGGAAGTCGGTCTCGAGGTGCACGTCGCCGACGAACCGCTGACCTGCGCGGTGCGCGGCGCGGGCGCGGCGGCCGCGGCGGGGTGGCTCGATGAACTCGGGGGCGAGTGA
- a CDS encoding alpha/beta fold hydrolase → MPYIAAGDGELLLFVHGSLCDYRYWEPQLAGLSKGYRCVAVSLTHYWPVTDSAADQPFSWSDHANEVAEFIDRFGAGPAHVVGHSRGGCVAYHFARRHSELVRTLTLADPGGPLQMAGRPPASLPETVNALRAKAAELIESGEVEAGLRLFVDSVSRPGFWAMSTPGFRRMATDNAHTLARQFRDPLPAYVPEDASDLRRPVLLIDGEKSPDMFRRTVTALQGWLPDARRETVRGASHGMNLAHPSAFNRYVDEFIQTTSAR, encoded by the coding sequence ATGCCTTACATCGCGGCCGGCGACGGTGAACTGCTGCTGTTCGTGCACGGCTCGCTGTGCGATTACCGCTACTGGGAGCCGCAGTTGGCCGGTCTGTCGAAGGGCTATCGCTGCGTCGCCGTCAGTCTCACGCACTACTGGCCTGTAACCGATAGCGCGGCGGACCAGCCGTTCAGCTGGAGCGACCACGCGAATGAAGTGGCGGAGTTCATCGATCGTTTCGGCGCGGGGCCCGCGCATGTGGTCGGGCATTCGCGCGGCGGCTGCGTCGCCTATCATTTCGCGCGGCGCCATTCCGAGCTCGTGCGCACGCTCACGCTCGCCGATCCGGGCGGCCCGCTGCAGATGGCTGGACGTCCGCCCGCGAGCCTGCCGGAGACGGTCAACGCATTGCGCGCGAAAGCGGCCGAGCTGATCGAAAGCGGCGAGGTCGAAGCAGGGTTGCGGCTGTTCGTCGATTCGGTGAGCCGCCCCGGCTTCTGGGCGATGAGCACGCCAGGTTTTCGTCGCATGGCGACCGACAACGCACACACGCTCGCGCGGCAATTTCGCGACCCGCTGCCCGCGTACGTGCCGGAGGACGCGAGCGACCTGCGCCGCCCGGTGCTGCTGATCGACGGCGAGAAAAGTCCCGACATGTTCCGCCGCACGGTGACGGCGTTGCAGGGATGGTTACCCGATGCGCGCCGCGAAACGGTGCGCGGTGCGTCGCACGGCATGAACCTCGCACATCCGTCGGCGTTCAATCGCTACGTCGACGAGTTCATTCAGACGACGAGCGCGCGCTGA